In Fusarium oxysporum f. sp. lycopersici 4287 chromosome 11, whole genome shotgun sequence, the following are encoded in one genomic region:
- a CDS encoding D-aminopeptidase: MGGGLDLSKRVRLRELLPELYLGRWQPGHLNSITDVPGVLVHTESIKPDQDVNTGVTAILPRADWFDYSCHAAIFKFNGCGEMTGSHWIEESGTLTSPIILTTNSSIGEAFRGVYDYATKYHATKEGDVNLFAFPLVAETYDGYLNKQTRFALTPDHVVRGIRNASADAVPEGCTGGGTGMICHRFKGGTGSSSRVVPGLDSKGSTKDYTVGVLVQANYGLKEDLHIGGVPVGRILISEAQAPSSSEMPAIHGPHVDGSIIIIIATDIPLLPVQLQRLAKRATVGLSRVGGYGSNGSGDIFLAFSTAAKIPMQRLEGGDLDPFTPTSFEVGTVHNETINGAFEAVADATEEAICNALCMANTMTGYKGRTVEALDLKKVREIVTKRL, translated from the coding sequence ATGGGTGGCGGTCTGGATCTCTCCAAGCGAGTCCGTCTCCGCGAACTCCTGCCTGAGCTCTACTTGGGCAGATGGCAGCCAGGTCATCTAAACTCCATCACCGATGTCCCAGGCGTTCTCGTTCACACCGAGTCAATCAAACCAGACCAGGATGTCAACACTGGAGTCACCGCTATTCTTCCTCGAGCAGACTGGTTCGACTACTCATGTCACGCTGCCATCTTCAAGTTCAATGGCTGTGGGGAGATGACGGGCTCTCACTGGATTGAGGAATCGGGCACACTGACATCACCGATTATTTTGACGACAAACTCATCCATTGGAGAAGCTTTTCGAGGCGTTTATGACTACGCGACTAAGTATCACGCGACTAAAGAGGGAGACGTTAACTTATTTGCGTTTCCTCTTGTGGCAGAGACATACGATGGATACCTCAACAAGCAAACCCGCTTTGCCTTGACTCCAGATCATGTTGTCCGGGGTATTCGCAATGCGTCTGCTGATGCAGTACCTGAAGGTTGTACTGGAGGCGGCACGGGAATGATATGCCACCGCTTCAAGGGAGGGACAGGATCTAGCAGCCGTGTTGTGCCTGGCTTGGATAGTAAAGGCAGCACAAAAGATTACACTGTTGGCGTACTTGTCCAAGCCAACTATGGACTCAAGGAAGACCTTCACATTGGCGGAGTTCCAGTTGGAAGAATTCTGATCTCAGAGGCTCAAGcgccttcttcatcagagaTGCCCGCGATTCACGGACCTCACGTCGACGGtagcatcatcatcatcatcgctacAGACATTCCCCTGCTCCCAGTTCAGCTTCAGCGACTTGCCAAGCGCGCTACTGTAGGACTGTCACGCGTCGGCGGCTATGGCAGCAATGGCTCAGGCGACATCTTCCTGGCCTTCTCTACAGCCGCCAAGATTCCTATGCAACGTCTGGAAGGGGGAGATTTGGATCCCTTCACACCTACGTCTTTCGAAGTTGGGACAGTGCACAATGAGACAATCAATGGCGCGTTTGAGGCTGTTGCGGACGCGACCGAGGAAGCCATCTGCAACGCTCTGTGCATGGCGAACACTATGACTGGATACAAAGGGCGCACTGTCGAGGCACTGGATCTCAAGAAGGTTAGGGAGATAGTGACAAAGCGACTGTAA